The following proteins are encoded in a genomic region of Galbibacter sp. BG1:
- a CDS encoding thioredoxin family protein, which translates to MARTESNMLPLGTKAPNFNLLDTVSGKKLKLSDVYGEKATVVMFICNHCPYVKHLNKEIAKLAKDYSDSEVGFVAISSNDAEKYPEDAPDKMKINVEENGFDFPYLYDETQEVAKAYQAACTPDFYVFDRDLELVYRGQFDDSRPGNSMPITGRDIRTAIDAAMMGKNIYKTQKPSMGCNIKWKEA; encoded by the coding sequence ATGGCAAGAACAGAAAGTAATATGCTACCGTTAGGTACAAAAGCACCAAACTTTAATTTACTGGACACCGTTTCTGGTAAAAAATTGAAATTGAGCGATGTTTATGGTGAAAAAGCTACTGTGGTAATGTTTATTTGCAATCATTGCCCGTATGTAAAACATCTAAATAAAGAAATTGCCAAACTGGCAAAAGACTATAGTGATAGCGAAGTGGGTTTTGTAGCCATATCCAGTAACGATGCAGAGAAATACCCGGAAGACGCTCCCGATAAAATGAAAATTAATGTTGAAGAAAATGGATTTGATTTCCCATATCTCTATGACGAAACACAGGAAGTTGCAAAAGCTTACCAAGCAGCATGTACACCAGATTTTTATGTATTCGATAGAGATTTAGAGCTCGTTTACCGCGGACAGTTTGACGATTCCAGACCGGGAAACAGCATGCCTATAACCGGAAGGGACATCCGCACAGCAATCGATGCCGCTATGATGGGGAAAAACATTTACAAGACACAAAAGCCAAGTATGGGCTGTAATATTAAGTGGAAAGAAGCTTAA
- a CDS encoding phosphoribosylpyrophosphate synthetase, whose amino-acid sequence MKKSYSSLSVAIEDLKEEGYTEDFNLCDAGVENKTKKKIHKAEELEIVKHYRFEGMTNPGDNSVLYVIETSDGDKGLLVDAYGAYSGNVSKEMIEKLKPKH is encoded by the coding sequence ATGAAAAAATCATATTCTAGTTTATCTGTGGCCATCGAAGATTTAAAGGAGGAAGGTTATACTGAAGACTTCAATCTTTGCGATGCTGGTGTGGAAAATAAAACCAAGAAAAAAATTCACAAAGCTGAAGAGCTTGAAATAGTGAAACACTACCGTTTCGAAGGAATGACCAATCCTGGGGATAATTCTGTGCTGTATGTTATAGAAACCTCAGATGGGGATAAGGGGCTGTTGGTGGATGCCTATGGTGCGTACTCTGGAAATGTTTCCAAAGAAATGATTGAGAAATTAAAGCCAAAACACTAA
- a CDS encoding tRNA-binding protein: MTTLRWEDFQKVDLRVGTVVAVEDFPEARNPAFKLKIDFGSEIGVKKTSAQITKRYQKEDLVNRQVVAVVNFPKKQIANFMSECLVVGAVGEDKDVILLSPDFKVPNGLKIG, encoded by the coding sequence ATGACAACATTGCGTTGGGAAGACTTTCAAAAAGTTGATTTAAGGGTTGGAACGGTAGTGGCTGTGGAAGATTTTCCGGAAGCTCGAAATCCGGCTTTTAAATTGAAAATAGATTTTGGAAGTGAAATTGGGGTTAAGAAAACTTCAGCTCAAATTACTAAAAGATATCAAAAAGAAGATTTAGTTAACCGACAGGTAGTGGCGGTGGTTAATTTTCCTAAAAAGCAAATCGCCAATTTTATGAGTGAGTGTTTGGTGGTAGGAGCAGTTGGGGAGGATAAAGACGTTATTTTGTTGTCTCCCGATTTTAAAGTGCCCAACGGACTCAAAATTGGTTGA
- a CDS encoding PUR family DNA/RNA-binding protein codes for MSDKGFVEKDEIFSKVLRAGRRTYFFDVRGTKAGDYYLTITESKKFTHDDGSYHYKKHKIYLYKEDFTAFRENLEEMIDYIIDEKGEEVISERHQKDFKKDDFEENGEATEEVATEKFTDISFDDI; via the coding sequence ATGAGCGATAAAGGTTTTGTAGAGAAAGATGAGATATTCTCTAAAGTGTTGAGAGCCGGACGAAGAACCTATTTCTTTGACGTGAGAGGAACAAAAGCAGGAGATTATTACCTTACTATTACCGAAAGTAAGAAGTTTACTCATGATGATGGATCTTACCACTACAAAAAACACAAAATTTATCTTTACAAAGAGGACTTCACTGCGTTTAGAGAGAATTTAGAAGAAATGATCGATTACATTATCGATGAAAAAGGTGAAGAGGTAATTTCTGAACGCCACCAAAAAGACTTCAAAAAAGATGATTTTGAAGAAAATGGAGAAGCCACAGAAGAAGTAGCTACAGAAAAATTTACAGATATTAGTTTCGACGATATCTAG
- a CDS encoding ABC transporter ATP-binding protein: MKELKYINKFFKKYKWKLIIGVFITILATVFKLVLPEYVERSVNEVEKYILNENTDLEAVKSKLLTYILIIVGSATLSALFTFLMRQTIINVSRYIEFDLKNEVYEQYQRLSLNFYKKNRTGDLMNRISEDVSQVRMYGGPAILYSIQTITLFLCVIPLMFYTAPKLATYTLIPLPILSVLIYNISRIIHKRSTKVQQYLSKLSTFTQESFSGISVIKAYGIEPRIDQQVEALALEGKNTNMDLAKVNAWFFPLMLLLIGVSNIFVIYVGGLQYINGEIATTGVILKFIIYVNMLTWPVATVGWVTSIVQRAEASQKRINEFLDLKPEIKNHTSSPSEIKGKITFENVSFTYDDTNITALKNVSFNINEGETFAIIGKTGSGKSTVLDLIGRLYDVSSGTILIDDTPIEELNLIDLRNSIGAVPQDAFLFSDTIRTNIKFGDKNASQEEIEAAAKKAAVHQNIVEFTKKYDTVLGERGITLSGGQKQRVSIARALLKKPKIYLFDDCLSAVDTETEEEILNNLKEVSQKSTTIIVSHRISSAKNADKIIVLEDGKITEQGTHNQLLNQKGYYHELYLNQLSEKEN; the protein is encoded by the coding sequence ATGAAGGAACTAAAGTATATTAACAAATTCTTTAAGAAATATAAGTGGAAATTAATTATTGGTGTATTTATTACCATTCTTGCTACAGTCTTTAAACTGGTCTTGCCCGAATATGTAGAAAGATCGGTCAACGAAGTGGAGAAATATATACTGAATGAAAACACCGATTTAGAAGCAGTAAAAAGCAAACTCCTTACCTACATCTTAATTATTGTAGGCTCGGCCACCCTATCTGCATTGTTTACTTTTTTAATGAGGCAGACCATTATAAACGTTTCCCGTTACATAGAGTTTGATCTTAAAAACGAAGTATACGAACAATACCAAAGGCTTTCCCTAAATTTTTACAAAAAAAACAGAACAGGGGATTTAATGAACCGTATTAGTGAAGATGTAAGCCAAGTACGCATGTATGGAGGCCCGGCTATTCTTTACAGCATACAAACCATTACCTTATTTCTATGCGTTATCCCATTAATGTTTTATACCGCACCTAAATTGGCCACCTATACCTTAATTCCTCTGCCTATTTTATCCGTTCTTATTTACAATATAAGTAGGATTATACATAAACGGAGTACCAAAGTGCAACAGTATTTATCGAAGCTGTCTACATTTACACAAGAGTCTTTTTCGGGAATTTCGGTAATTAAGGCATACGGTATCGAACCTCGAATAGATCAGCAAGTAGAAGCATTGGCACTGGAAGGAAAAAATACCAATATGGACCTCGCCAAAGTAAATGCTTGGTTTTTCCCTTTGATGCTACTGCTAATTGGGGTAAGTAATATTTTTGTGATCTATGTGGGTGGTTTGCAATATATAAATGGAGAAATTGCCACCACTGGTGTCATCCTAAAGTTTATTATTTATGTAAATATGCTTACCTGGCCCGTGGCAACCGTTGGTTGGGTAACGTCTATTGTTCAGCGTGCCGAGGCTTCCCAAAAACGTATCAATGAATTTTTAGATTTAAAACCTGAAATAAAGAACCATACTTCTTCCCCTTCAGAAATAAAAGGAAAAATTACATTCGAAAACGTCTCATTTACTTATGATGACACCAATATTACGGCATTAAAAAATGTATCTTTCAACATTAACGAAGGCGAAACTTTTGCCATTATCGGAAAAACAGGATCTGGTAAATCTACCGTTTTGGACTTAATTGGCCGATTGTACGACGTGTCCTCGGGAACTATTTTAATTGATGACACCCCGATAGAAGAATTAAACCTGATAGATTTAAGGAACTCCATTGGTGCTGTCCCCCAGGACGCCTTTTTATTTTCAGACACCATAAGAACGAACATTAAGTTTGGTGATAAAAATGCCAGTCAGGAAGAAATTGAAGCGGCGGCCAAAAAAGCTGCCGTACACCAAAATATTGTAGAGTTTACCAAAAAATACGATACCGTTCTCGGTGAACGCGGAATTACCCTAAGTGGCGGACAAAAACAGCGGGTTTCCATAGCACGTGCACTACTTAAAAAACCAAAAATTTATTTGTTTGATGACTGCCTTTCGGCGGTGGATACCGAAACAGAAGAGGAAATATTGAACAATTTAAAAGAAGTTTCACAAAAAAGTACTACAATAATTGTAAGTCACCGTATTTCTTCAGCCAAAAATGCAGATAAAATCATTGTGCTGGAAGACGGTAAAATCACCGAGCAAGGAACTCATAATCAACTACTAAACCAAAAAGGATACTATCATGAATTGTACCTAAATCAATTATCTGAAAAAGAAAACTAG
- a CDS encoding Glu/Leu/Phe/Val family dehydrogenase encodes MVSEIIAPTELKKVDPVFGQLSFNDHEQIVFCQDKDTGLKAIIGIHNTVLGPALGGTRMWNYENEWEALNDVLRLSRGMTYKSAITGLNLGGGKAVIIGDAKTQKNPALMRRFGEFVHSLSGKYITAEDVGMETADMDTVREVTPYVTGISEEKGGAGNPSPITAYGVFMGMKAAAKYQFGDDSLEDKKVLVQGVGHVGETLVDHLYNEGAQLFISDINEERLLELAKKYKAVIVPGNEIFNHELDVYAPCALGATINDATVNAINAKIVAGAANNQLADEKVHGAILKERGIAYAPDFLINAGGIINVYAELEGYDKKEILRKTENIYKTTLDIFTHADTNNCTTHQSALQIAQQRIDNRKLAMKK; translated from the coding sequence ATGGTTTCAGAAATTATAGCTCCGACAGAACTTAAAAAAGTTGATCCGGTTTTCGGTCAACTTTCTTTTAATGATCATGAGCAAATTGTTTTCTGTCAGGACAAAGATACAGGATTAAAAGCAATAATAGGAATACATAACACAGTTTTAGGACCTGCTTTGGGAGGTACCAGAATGTGGAATTATGAAAATGAATGGGAGGCTTTAAACGATGTATTACGTCTCTCTAGGGGGATGACCTACAAGTCGGCCATCACTGGATTGAATCTTGGTGGAGGTAAGGCCGTTATTATTGGTGACGCCAAAACGCAAAAGAATCCGGCTTTGATGAGAAGGTTTGGGGAGTTCGTACATTCTTTAAGCGGTAAATATATTACGGCAGAAGATGTTGGGATGGAAACAGCCGATATGGACACCGTAAGAGAGGTTACACCTTATGTTACCGGTATTTCAGAAGAAAAAGGAGGAGCTGGAAATCCGTCTCCAATAACAGCTTACGGAGTTTTTATGGGAATGAAGGCAGCTGCAAAATATCAGTTTGGAGACGATAGTCTAGAAGATAAAAAAGTTTTAGTACAAGGAGTAGGACACGTAGGTGAGACTTTGGTAGATCATTTATATAACGAAGGCGCGCAGTTGTTTATTTCAGATATCAATGAAGAGCGTCTTTTAGAATTAGCAAAAAAATATAAAGCAGTCATAGTTCCCGGGAACGAGATCTTTAACCACGAATTAGACGTGTATGCTCCTTGTGCATTAGGTGCAACCATAAACGATGCAACGGTAAATGCTATTAATGCGAAAATTGTTGCAGGAGCCGCCAACAACCAATTGGCAGACGAAAAGGTACATGGTGCCATTTTAAAAGAAAGAGGGATTGCCTATGCTCCCGATTTTCTAATTAATGCCGGAGGGATTATTAATGTTTATGCAGAGTTAGAAGGGTACGATAAGAAAGAGATCCTTAGAAAAACAGAAAATATCTATAAAACAACCCTAGATATTTTTACTCATGCCGATACTAATAATTGTACCACGCACCAATCGGCTTTGCAGATTGCGCAACAACGAATAGATAACCGAAAATTAGCAATGAAAAAATAA
- the nusB gene encoding transcription antitermination factor NusB: protein MLTRRHIRVKVMQSVYAFVQSKNTDLGKEEKFLSSSMENMYNLYLTLLSLLVEIQKMADEQLTLSQKKYLATKEEKNPKRKFVDNPVLQQLANDPVLAEKLENRGISWELDEEYVKIIYKAILESEVYKEYLAKDETDFKDDKKVILDLYQEVIAPNEKLYEYIEDKKLTWVDDLPLVNTLLVKMIKKLKIDSPNNYFHPSLFKDQDDKLFASELFKKTILNDERIQQEIEGKTPNWDTDRIAELDAILLKMAICEFLKFPSIPVKVTINEYLEIAKEYSTPKSSIFINGILDKLVKEYQANNSLNKSGRGLM, encoded by the coding sequence ATGTTAACAAGAAGACACATCAGGGTTAAAGTAATGCAATCTGTTTATGCATTTGTACAATCTAAAAACACTGATTTAGGTAAAGAAGAAAAGTTTTTATCATCGAGTATGGAGAATATGTACAATTTGTACTTAACGCTCTTAAGTTTACTGGTGGAAATCCAAAAAATGGCTGATGAGCAGCTTACACTCTCCCAAAAAAAATACCTTGCTACCAAGGAAGAGAAAAATCCGAAACGAAAATTTGTAGACAATCCAGTATTGCAACAACTGGCAAACGATCCTGTTCTAGCTGAAAAGCTTGAGAATAGAGGAATTAGCTGGGAGTTGGACGAGGAATATGTAAAAATTATTTATAAAGCTATCTTAGAAAGTGAAGTTTACAAAGAATATCTCGCCAAAGATGAAACCGACTTTAAAGATGATAAAAAGGTAATTCTCGATTTATATCAAGAGGTAATCGCACCAAACGAAAAACTTTACGAGTATATAGAAGACAAAAAGCTTACTTGGGTAGATGATCTTCCGTTGGTGAATACATTGTTGGTTAAAATGATTAAGAAGTTAAAAATTGACAGTCCCAACAATTATTTTCATCCGTCTTTATTTAAAGACCAAGACGATAAGCTCTTTGCGAGCGAGTTGTTCAAGAAAACCATTTTGAACGATGAAAGAATTCAGCAGGAAATAGAAGGTAAAACCCCAAATTGGGATACCGATAGAATTGCCGAGTTGGATGCTATTTTATTGAAAATGGCGATCTGTGAATTTTTAAAATTCCCGTCCATTCCGGTCAAAGTAACCATAAATGAATATTTAGAAATCGCCAAGGAGTACAGTACTCCAAAGAGCAGTATTTTTATCAATGGAATTTTAGACAAATTGGTAAAAGAATACCAAGCCAACAATTCGTTAAATAAGTCGGGTAGGGGCTTGATGTAA
- a CDS encoding DUF1573 domain-containing protein produces the protein MKRIFLVLTIAAAVSFTSCKDNKAADKVDSENVAKAEQRDEAAKQLPVMQFEETEHDFGNIPQGQSVEKVFKFKNTGNAPLVITDAKSSCGCTIPQKPEEPVAPGETGEILVKYNGSGKNQVTKTVTITANTEKGTEQLKIKAFVEPKESAEPKA, from the coding sequence ATGAAAAGAATATTTTTGGTATTAACCATCGCTGCGGCAGTAAGTTTTACATCTTGCAAAGATAACAAGGCTGCTGATAAAGTAGATTCTGAAAATGTGGCTAAGGCAGAGCAAAGAGATGAAGCTGCCAAGCAGTTGCCAGTAATGCAGTTTGAAGAAACTGAGCACGATTTTGGTAATATTCCGCAAGGTCAATCAGTAGAAAAAGTATTTAAATTTAAAAATACAGGAAATGCTCCTTTGGTAATTACAGACGCTAAAAGCAGCTGTGGGTGTACTATTCCACAAAAACCAGAAGAGCCTGTTGCTCCTGGGGAAACTGGTGAAATTCTTGTAAAATATAACGGAAGCGGGAAAAACCAAGTAACAAAAACGGTTACCATTACTGCCAATACAGAAAAGGGAACTGAACAATTAAAAATTAAAGCTTTTGTAGAGCCTAAAGAGTCTGCAGAGCCTAAAGCGTAA
- the yajC gene encoding preprotein translocase subunit YajC, giving the protein MEALQQFAPFLLIFAVMYFFMIRPQIKKQKQEKKFAEELKRGDRVVTKSGLHGKIIDLNNDNTCVIETMAGKMKFERSALSLELSQKLNAPAAPVKEKK; this is encoded by the coding sequence ATGGAAGCATTACAACAGTTTGCACCTTTTCTTTTAATATTTGCCGTGATGTATTTTTTTATGATACGTCCACAAATTAAAAAGCAAAAACAAGAAAAGAAGTTTGCAGAAGAATTAAAAAGAGGAGATCGCGTAGTTACTAAAAGTGGATTGCACGGTAAGATAATAGATCTTAACAACGATAACACTTGTGTGATTGAAACAATGGCCGGTAAAATGAAGTTTGAACGTTCTGCCTTGTCATTAGAGCTTTCCCAAAAATTAAATGCTCCTGCAGCTCCTGTAAAAGAGAAGAAGTAG
- a CDS encoding YdeI/OmpD-associated family protein, giving the protein MKVKDVEDYISKHPEWEAEIKLLRSIIASTELEETIKWGAPTYMLENKNVVAIGAFKSYVGLWFFNGALLKDPHKLLTNAQEGKTVALRQWRFASASEIDKKLVALYLAEAIKNQLDGREVIIPKKTKTISKTLATFLQSNTTLQTQFERLSPGRQKEYHSYIAEAKRQTTKESRIQKIIPLLESGVGLNDKYKK; this is encoded by the coding sequence ATGAAAGTTAAGGATGTTGAAGATTATATAAGTAAACATCCTGAATGGGAAGCAGAAATAAAACTTCTTCGATCCATCATTGCATCTACAGAGCTGGAGGAAACCATAAAATGGGGAGCCCCTACCTATATGCTGGAAAACAAAAATGTAGTGGCTATTGGTGCCTTTAAAAGCTATGTAGGACTGTGGTTTTTCAATGGGGCACTCTTAAAAGATCCTCACAAGCTATTAACAAACGCCCAAGAAGGCAAAACAGTGGCACTGCGACAATGGCGATTTGCATCTGCTTCAGAAATTGATAAAAAGTTGGTTGCACTGTATCTAGCCGAAGCCATCAAAAATCAACTAGACGGGCGGGAAGTTATTATTCCCAAGAAAACAAAAACAATTTCTAAAACATTGGCCACATTCTTACAGTCCAATACAACATTACAAACCCAATTTGAAAGGCTGAGCCCGGGAAGACAGAAGGAATACCACAGCTATATCGCAGAGGCCAAACGGCAAACTACGAAAGAAAGCCGAATTCAAAAAATTATTCCCCTTCTTGAAAGTGGTGTAGGTTTGAATGATAAATACAAAAAGTAA
- the pepT gene encoding peptidase T: protein MQNIIDRFISYVKIDTQSDPNSETTPSTEKQWNLARKLAEELKAIGLEDVSIDENAYVMATLPSNLNREVPTIGFISHFDTSPDFNGTNVNPQIIHNYDGGDIILNEAEEIVLSPNYFDDLKQYKGQTIITTDGTTLLGADDKAGITEIVTAMEYLVNNPHIHHGPVRVAFTPDEEIGRGAHKFDVKKFGAQWAYTMDGSQIGELEYENFNAAGVKITVKGKSVHPGYAKGKMINAVMIATEFLSMMPKKEMPQFTHHREGFFHFYDFKGDVEYAEINGIIRDHDRDKFDARKELIERIIGDLTDRFGNIISLEIKDQYYNMKEKIEPVMHIVDIAEQAMLDLEIEPLIKPIRGGTDGSQLSYMGLPCPNIFAGGHNFHGRYEYVPVESMKRATDVIVKIVELTAKYYNNES, encoded by the coding sequence ATGCAAAATATCATTGATCGGTTTATCAGTTACGTAAAGATAGACACCCAATCTGACCCCAACAGCGAAACTACACCGAGTACCGAAAAACAGTGGAATTTAGCCCGAAAACTGGCCGAGGAACTAAAAGCAATTGGCTTGGAAGATGTATCGATAGACGAAAATGCCTACGTAATGGCTACTTTGCCTTCCAATCTTAATAGAGAAGTGCCAACGATTGGATTTATTTCCCACTTCGACACTTCCCCAGATTTTAACGGTACCAATGTGAATCCGCAGATTATACATAACTATGACGGAGGTGATATTATTTTAAATGAAGCCGAAGAAATTGTTTTATCCCCTAATTATTTTGATGACTTAAAACAGTACAAAGGGCAAACAATTATCACCACAGATGGCACAACTCTTCTGGGTGCCGATGACAAAGCGGGGATTACAGAGATTGTTACCGCAATGGAGTACCTAGTGAACAACCCCCATATTCACCATGGGCCAGTACGCGTAGCTTTTACCCCCGATGAAGAAATTGGAAGGGGTGCCCATAAATTTGATGTAAAGAAATTTGGAGCACAATGGGCCTACACCATGGATGGTTCTCAAATAGGCGAACTGGAGTATGAAAACTTTAATGCTGCAGGAGTAAAAATTACCGTAAAAGGGAAAAGTGTGCATCCTGGGTACGCAAAAGGTAAAATGATTAATGCCGTTATGATAGCTACGGAATTTCTCTCTATGATGCCCAAAAAAGAAATGCCGCAATTTACACATCATCGGGAAGGATTTTTCCACTTTTACGATTTTAAAGGCGACGTGGAGTATGCAGAGATAAATGGAATTATAAGAGACCACGATCGTGATAAATTTGATGCCAGAAAAGAATTGATAGAGCGAATTATAGGGGATTTAACAGATCGGTTTGGAAATATAATTTCCTTGGAAATAAAAGACCAATACTATAATATGAAAGAAAAAATTGAGCCGGTAATGCATATTGTGGATATTGCAGAACAGGCCATGCTCGATTTGGAAATAGAACCTTTAATAAAACCCATTCGTGGAGGCACCGATGGATCGCAACTATCTTATATGGGCCTTCCCTGCCCTAATATTTTTGCTGGTGGCCATAATTTTCATGGAAGATATGAATATGTCCCCGTAGAAAGTATGAAAAGAGCTACCGATGTCATCGTTAAGATTGTAGAGCTTACCGCCAAGTATTACAATAATGAAAGTTAA
- a CDS encoding quinone-dependent dihydroorotate dehydrogenase, producing the protein MYKTLIRPIFFLFDPENVHHFTFSAIKILHKIPGVPHLIRSCFKMEDPRLEREVFGLKFPNPVGLAAGFDKDAKLYEELSNFGFGFIEIGTLTPKPQPGNPKKRLFRLIEDKAIINRMGFNNGGVEEAVERLKKNDKVLIGGNIGKNKITPNEAAVEDYKICFKALYPYVDYFVVNVSSPNTPNLRELQDKEPLTQLLQTLQNLNLEQEKTKPILLKIAPDLSDEQLLDIVEIVNATKIAGVIATNTTIERDGLMDENKKEAGGMSGAPLAKRATEVIRFLAEKNKGSFPIIGVGGINSPQDALDKMDAGAALVQIYTGFIYEGPFIVKRINKAILNR; encoded by the coding sequence ATGTACAAAACTCTCATCCGACCGATATTTTTTCTTTTTGATCCGGAGAATGTCCATCATTTTACATTTTCAGCAATAAAAATTTTACATAAAATACCTGGGGTGCCACATCTCATTCGCTCGTGCTTTAAAATGGAAGATCCTAGATTGGAAAGAGAGGTGTTCGGACTCAAATTTCCGAACCCAGTTGGATTGGCAGCCGGTTTTGATAAAGATGCAAAGCTTTATGAAGAGTTATCTAATTTTGGCTTTGGTTTTATAGAAATAGGAACCTTAACGCCAAAACCGCAACCTGGAAATCCAAAAAAGCGATTGTTCAGGTTGATTGAAGATAAGGCCATAATTAATAGAATGGGATTTAATAATGGTGGCGTTGAAGAAGCGGTAGAGCGTTTAAAAAAGAACGATAAAGTACTTATTGGCGGAAATATTGGGAAAAACAAGATCACGCCTAATGAAGCTGCGGTAGAGGATTACAAAATATGCTTTAAGGCCTTATATCCATATGTGGATTATTTCGTGGTAAACGTTAGCTCGCCTAATACTCCAAACTTAAGGGAGCTCCAAGACAAAGAGCCTTTAACGCAATTATTGCAAACATTACAAAACTTAAATTTAGAACAGGAAAAAACAAAGCCAATTTTACTTAAAATAGCGCCAGACCTTAGTGATGAACAGCTATTGGATATTGTAGAAATTGTAAATGCTACCAAAATAGCAGGAGTAATTGCTACAAATACCACCATAGAAAGGGATGGTTTAATGGATGAAAATAAAAAAGAGGCCGGTGGAATGAGTGGAGCACCTTTAGCTAAAAGAGCTACGGAAGTTATTCGTTTTTTAGCTGAAAAAAATAAAGGTTCCTTTCCAATAATAGGGGTTGGGGGAATTAACTCTCCTCAAGACGCTCTGGATAAAATGGATGCCGGTGCAGCATTGGTACAAATTTATACCGGTTTTATCTATGAAGGTCCTTTTATTGTTAAAAGGATAAATAAAGCGATTTTAAACCGCTAA